Genomic DNA from Candidatus Sphingomonas phytovorans:
CGGCACGCAGCCCAGCCCGGCGCGCACCCAGGCGTTGAACCAGCGATGGCCGGCATCGTGCTGGCGGACCATCTCGGCCGAGAAAGCGAGCACGCCGAGCACGCCCCAGCCGAAGGTATGGCAGAGCCAGAGCGCACAGGAGAGCGGCACGAACACGATCGCGCGCAGCCTGAACCTGCCCAGCCGCGCGAGCCGCAGCCACAGGGCGAAGGCGTTGAAGGCGATCGCCATCGACAGCGCGAAGTTGATGAAGCCGAAATGAAAGGGATAGCTATAGGCGATCGGCAGGGCGAACAGCGCGGTCGCTGGAATCCGGCCGTGCACCTCGCGCGCGATCCACAACAGGCCCGTCACCGTCATCGCCGGTATGGTCATGACGATCAGCTTCACCGCGAGCTCGAGCCCGAAAATCTTGGCGAGCGGGATGACGAGGATGTCGATCCCGAGATTGCCGATCAGCTGCCAGCTGAAATTATACCATTCGGCGAGCCACGGCGCATTGCCGATGTCGAGCTGAACCCGGTAGCGCCCGAGATGCCCCGGCAGGTCGACCAGTGGCGGGATTTCCGGACGAAGCAGCGGAATGATCGCGACGAACGCGGCCAGCGCCACGAACCAGCGCGTCTGCCACCAATGCAGTTTTTCGATATCCCCCGGCATGGGAGGGCTTTACCGCGATGGGGCCTGCGTAAACAAGCCGGGTTCGACGCGATACAAGGCGAGCCCGGCAGGAGCAGCCGCCACGGGACTGAGCCAGGCCGGTACCTGGCCGCGATGGAGCTGGTTCACGAGCTGGATATCGCCGGCCGCATTGTCGCCCAGTTCAGTGAAGCTGTCCTGGCAGAGCGCGACGTAACCGACCTTCCAGTCCCGCGCGATCGTCGCCGAATCCTCCGGCGTGCCGAGAAAGAAGCGATAGACGGCGAGGTTGCCTGCATTGTTACGGTGATAGGGCGCGCCGACCACGTCGAGCCGGGTCGCCGCCAGCGCAAAGGCGCCGAGATCGAGGGGGGCGAGCAACCTCCCCGGCGGCAGCGCGGCAAGCGCCGCAAGCGCCTCGGGCGAGGTGCAGCTCCCTTCCGCGGGATCGCTGGTGCGCACCGTCTGGCGCGGGGTCAGCGCATCGGCAGCGAGTGGATAGAGCATGCCTGCCGACGCGATCCAGGCACCGGTGAGCCACAGGCTGCCCCGGCGGCGGGCAGCGGCGATCACCGCCGCAAGCGCCGGCGCGGCGAGGATCGCCCCGGCATAGGCGCCGCGCAGCTGGAAGCAGGTCAGGCCGAGCGCCGCGACTTGGACGATGAGCAGCGCGACCCAGCGATAGTCGCGCGTCACATATAACCGCCAGGCCGTCGCGAGGATGCCGGCGACCATCACCCCGGCATAGCCGATCGCCACGCCGACCGGCGCCGTGAACAGCGGCTGCGCTTCTCCGACCTTGCCCAACCACAGCCGCGCCAGCATCGGATCGACCATGGCATAGGGCTCCAGGCATTGCGGGGCGACCGCGATGACCCCGCCGCCAATCACGCCCGCGACCAGTATCGCGAGCATCAGGCGCATCGCCGGCCTGGTGAAGTCGCGCGCCGCCAGCGCCATCATCATCGGCCCGAAGGCAGCGATGACCGTGCCGCGCCAGGCTGTCGCGGTGAAGCCGTCGCAACCCGGATAGCCCCATTGGCTTGTCTTGAAGATGATCGACGCGCCGAGCAACCCGGCGGCGAGCGCGATGCCGAAGCCCATCATCCGATCGTCGGCGGCGTGCTTCGCGAACAGCCATTCGCGCGCCATGGCGAGGCCGGCCGCTGCCAGCAGGGGGGTCGTCTCCATGCCGATCACCACGCTCGCCGCGGCGGCCAGGCCGGCGGTAAGGCCATGGCCGAGCGTCGGCGGGCTGGTGAGGGTGCGCGCCACGAGCAGCAACAGCACGATCTGAAGGCCGTGATGGTCGATTCGCCCGGGCAGGAAGATGGTCGTCGCCGGATAGGCGATAGCCGCGACGACGATGGCAGTGCGCGCGACGCCCGGCCCACCGATCGATCGGGCGATGCGTCCGACCAGGAACAGCGCCGCGGCAAACAGCGCCGTCGGCCAGGTGATGACGGCGACCAGTTCCGCCTGGTGAGTTCCAACCAGCGGGGTCAGCAGCGCGATGATCGCCGCCGGCACCAGATCGGGCAGCCGCGACCAGTGCATCGCCAGGCCGGGCGCCTCGCCCAGCCGATGCTGCGAAAGATCGTTGAATCGCTGCCCCGCCAGCCAGTCGCGAATCTGCTGGAGCCGCATGACATCATCGGTATCGGGCAGGCGGAGCGCCGAAAGCTGGTGCCAGTCGCGAAACGCCCAGGCGGCAGCAAGCAGCACTGCCAGCAGCATTGCCACCAGCGCGTCGCCATAGACCAGCCGCCGTTCGATCGCCGTCCCCATGACAGGGGCGTAGCGGAGCCGGGTTAAGGCCGGGTTAGGGCAGGAACGGGTTCGTAACGGCAGTTACTACCCGCAGCCGGCCTCAATCGCGGTCGCGGCGCCCGAGCAGGCGCAGGCGAAGGGCGTTGAGCTTGATGAAGCCAGCCGCGTCGCGCTGGTCATAGGCGCCCTGATCGTCCTCGAAGGTCACGACCTTCTCCGAATAGAGCGTATTGGGCGACTTGCGGCCGACCACATAGACGCCCCCCTTGTAGAGCTTCAGTCGGACGGTGCCCGCCACCTTCTCCTGGCTATGGTCGATCGCCGCCTGGAGCATCTCGCGCTCGGGCGAGAACCAGAAGCCGTTATAGACCAGCTCGGCATAGCGCGGCGCCAGCTCGTCCTTGAGGTGCGCCGCGCCGCGATCGAGCGTGAGCTGCTCAATGCCGCGATGCGCGAGATAGTAGATGGTGCCGCCCGGCGTCTCGTACATGCCACGGGACTTCATGCCGACGAAGCGGTTCTCGACCAGGTCGAGCCGGCCGATGCCGTGCTTGCGGCCGAGATCGTTGAGCTTCGCCAGCAGCGTCGCCGGGCTCATCGCCTCGCCATTGACCGCGACGCCGTCGCCGCGCTCGAAATCGATCGTGATGAACTCGGGCTGGTCGGGCGCGTCCTCGGGATTGACGGTGCGCGAATAGACATAGTCGGGCACTTCTTCCCACGGATCCTCGAGCACCTTTCCTTCCGACGAGGTGTGCAGGATGTTCGCGTCGGTCGAGAAGGGCGCTTCGCCGCGCTTGTCCTTCGCCACCTGGATCTGGTGCTGTTCGGCGAACTCGATCAGGCGGGTGCGGCTGGTCAGATCCCATTCGCGCCATGGCGCGATCACCTTGATATCGGGCGCGAGCGCGTAATAGCCGAGCTCGAAGCGGACCTGGTCGTTGCCCTTGCCGGTCGCGCCATGGCTGACCGCATCGGCATTCACCAGCTTCGCGATCTCGATCTGGCGCTTGGCGATCAGCGGCCGGGCGATCGAGGTGCCGAGCAGGTACAGGCCCTCATAAAGCGCATTGGCGCGCATCATCGGGAAGACGTAGTTGCCGACGAACTCCTCGCGCAGGTCGTCGATGAAGATATGCTCGGGCTTCACGCCGGCGGCTTCCGCCTTGCGCCGCGCCGGCTCAAGCTCCTCGCCCTGGCCGAGATCTGCGGTGAAGGTCACCACCTCGCACTGATAGGTCTGCTGGAGCCACTTCAGGATCACGCTGGTGTCGAGTCCGCCCGAATAGGCGAGGACGACGCGGTTGATCTTGTCGGTCATGAAGCAGGCTCCGAGAAGGTACGGGGGAATCGGCCCGCGCTCTAGGGTCCGTTGGCGGGTTCCGCAACCTCGATGGTCCGGAGCAGCCCGGGCAGATAGGCCCCAAGCGACACCGCGCGATAGAGATAGCTCGCCATGAACGCCCACCAGATGCCGCTCTCCCCGAAGGGCCGGAACAGCAGGTCGGTCGCGATGTAGAGCGCGGTCGCCAGAATCGCGGCGTTGCGCAGCGCCTTGCCCCGCGTCGCGCCGATGAAGATGCCGTCGAGCAGCCAGGCGGGCACGCCGATCGCCGGAATGATCGCGGCGAAGGGCAGCATCGCCCCTGCCTGCGCGCGCACGGCGGGGTTGCTCGCGAAGAACGCGATCAGCGCCGGGCCGAGCGCGAAGAACAACAGCGCGAAACCGATCCCGGCCAGCAGCGAGAACTCTCCCGTCAGCCGGATCGCCCTGACCATCGCAGGCCGCGACCCCGCGCCGATGGCTTGGCCGACACGTGATTCGGCCGTGAAGGCGAAGCCGTCGAGCACGAAGGCGGAGACGCTGACGAACTGCATCAGCACGTAATTGGCGGCGAGCGCCGTCGCGCCGAGGCGGGCGCCGGCATTGGTGAACCAGAGGAACAGCGACAGGAGCGCGATCGTGCGGACCATGATGTCGACGTTGACCGCGAACAGCCGCCTGAGCGCACCGCCGCCGAACAACGCCGGCGAGAGGATACGACGCCAGTCGACGCCGCGCCCGACTATCGCCAGCCCGACCGCGAGCGAGATCCATTCGGCACAGGCGGTGCCAAGGCCGACGCCCCGCGCGCCCATGTGGAAATGCCAGACGAACAGCAGGTTCAGCGCGATGTTGACGAGGTTCATGACGATCTGCAGCGCCAGCGCCGCGCGCGTGCGCCCCCGGCCGAACAGCCATCCGTTGATCGCGAAGATCGCGAGACTGGCCGGCGCCCCAAGGAAGCGCGCACTGACATAGCCGCGCGCCGCGTCGTCGAGCGCGCCCCCGCCCGCCATCGTCTCCAGTGCGAGCGGAATCAGCACGATCTGCAGCGCGAAGAGCACGACGCCCAGCCCAACCCCGGCCACGACACCGCGCAGCAGCATCGCCTCGACCTCGCGCGCGTCGCCCGCCCCTTCGGCCTGGGCGGTCATCCCGGTCATGCCCATGCGCAGGAACCCGAAGGTCCAGAAGATCATGTTGATCACGACGGTGCCGAGCGCGACCCCGGCAAGCGCCGCGGCATCCCCGGTCCGCCCGATCACCGCGGTATCGACCAGCCCGACCAGCGGCACCGTCGTCTGGCCGAGCATGATCGGCCAGGCCTGGGCGAAGATCGCGCGGCGGGTGAGCGAGGTCGAGGTCACGGGCCCGGATAGGCGGCGGCGCGGCGCCGCGCCAGCCCGGCGGCGGCGCGATCCGGCGGCGGCGACTCAGGACGTCCGAAGCACCCGTTCCCCCTCGATCATATAGTCGCGGGTGATCGGCAGGGTATGGCGGTTCTTGGCATATTGAAGCTGGTAGTTGACCATGCCGCCATAGCGGAAAGCACAGGACGCGCCGGCCAGATAGAATTGCCACATCCGGTAGAAGGGCTCGTCATACAGCGCCACAATCGCCGCGCGCGCGGCCACGGTGCGGTCGTACCAATGATCAAGCGTGTAGGAATAGTGCAGCCGCAGCACCTCGACATCGGTGAGGAAGAAGCGGAGTCCCTCGTTCGCCCTGACAATCTCCGAGAGCGCCGGGTTGTAGCCGCCCGGGAAGATATATTTCGCGGTCCAGTCGTCGGTGACGCCGGGCGCGCCGGCGCGGCCGATGGTGTGGAGCAGCATCACCCCGTCCTCGGCGAGCAGGTGGCGGCATTGCCTGAAGAAAGTGCGGTAATGCGCCGGACCGACATGTTCGAACATGCCGACCGAGACGATCCGGTCGAACGTGCCGGTGACGTGGCGATAGTCGATCAGTTCGAACCTCACCTTGTCAGCGACGCCCGCTTCCTCGGCACGGCGGCGGGCGACCTTCAACTGCTCTTCCGACAGCGTGACGCCGAGTACCTCGGCCCCGGTCTTCCGGTGCAGATAGAGCGCCATGCCACCCCAGCCGCAGCCGATGTCCAGCACCTTCATGCCGGGCTTCAGCGCGAGCTTCGCGGCGATATGCGCCTTCTTGTCGTCCTGCGCCTGTTCGAGGCTGTTCGACGGATCAGTGAAATAGGCGCAGCTATATTGCCGGTCGGCGTCGAGGAAGAGATCGTAGAGCCGGTCGCTCAGGTCGTAATGATGCGCGACATTCCTCTTCGAGCGGCGCGCCATGTTGACCCGGTTGATCCGGTGCGTGATCGCCGCCACCGCGCGCCTGGCCCGGCTGGGGTGGAGAGCGCCGCCCCCGCCTTCCCACAGGTCGTTCGCGGTCATCAGCCGGACAAGGCCCATGACGTCCTCGCCATCGACCGTCATCCGGCCCTGCATATAGGCCTCGCCCGCGCCCAGGCTTGGATTGCGGACGATGAAGTTCGCGGCGCCATTGTCGGTGAAACGGATCACGACGTTCGGAAAATCGGGATCGGGATCA
This window encodes:
- a CDS encoding MATE family efflux transporter, encoding MTSTSLTRRAIFAQAWPIMLGQTTVPLVGLVDTAVIGRTGDAAALAGVALGTVVINMIFWTFGFLRMGMTGMTAQAEGAGDAREVEAMLLRGVVAGVGLGVVLFALQIVLIPLALETMAGGGALDDAARGYVSARFLGAPASLAIFAINGWLFGRGRTRAALALQIVMNLVNIALNLLFVWHFHMGARGVGLGTACAEWISLAVGLAIVGRGVDWRRILSPALFGGGALRRLFAVNVDIMVRTIALLSLFLWFTNAGARLGATALAANYVLMQFVSVSAFVLDGFAFTAESRVGQAIGAGSRPAMVRAIRLTGEFSLLAGIGFALLFFALGPALIAFFASNPAVRAQAGAMLPFAAIIPAIGVPAWLLDGIFIGATRGKALRNAAILATALYIATDLLFRPFGESGIWWAFMASYLYRAVSLGAYLPGLLRTIEVAEPANGP
- a CDS encoding cyclopropane-fatty-acyl-phospholipid synthase — protein: MALIDRFLAARVKRGQLTVHHANGTVRIFGTPDPDPDFPNVVIRFTDNGAANFIVRNPSLGAGEAYMQGRMTVDGEDVMGLVRLMTANDLWEGGGGALHPSRARRAVAAITHRINRVNMARRSKRNVAHHYDLSDRLYDLFLDADRQYSCAYFTDPSNSLEQAQDDKKAHIAAKLALKPGMKVLDIGCGWGGMALYLHRKTGAEVLGVTLSEEQLKVARRRAEEAGVADKVRFELIDYRHVTGTFDRIVSVGMFEHVGPAHYRTFFRQCRHLLAEDGVMLLHTIGRAGAPGVTDDWTAKYIFPGGYNPALSEIVRANEGLRFFLTDVEVLRLHYSYTLDHWYDRTVAARAAIVALYDEPFYRMWQFYLAGASCAFRYGGMVNYQLQYAKNRHTLPITRDYMIEGERVLRTS
- a CDS encoding argininosuccinate synthase produces the protein MTDKINRVVLAYSGGLDTSVILKWLQQTYQCEVVTFTADLGQGEELEPARRKAEAAGVKPEHIFIDDLREEFVGNYVFPMMRANALYEGLYLLGTSIARPLIAKRQIEIAKLVNADAVSHGATGKGNDQVRFELGYYALAPDIKVIAPWREWDLTSRTRLIEFAEQHQIQVAKDKRGEAPFSTDANILHTSSEGKVLEDPWEEVPDYVYSRTVNPEDAPDQPEFITIDFERGDGVAVNGEAMSPATLLAKLNDLGRKHGIGRLDLVENRFVGMKSRGMYETPGGTIYYLAHRGIEQLTLDRGAAHLKDELAPRYAELVYNGFWFSPEREMLQAAIDHSQEKVAGTVRLKLYKGGVYVVGRKSPNTLYSEKVVTFEDDQGAYDQRDAAGFIKLNALRLRLLGRRDRD